A single region of the Streptomyces sp. NBC_01262 genome encodes:
- a CDS encoding Imm21 family immunity protein, with product MNSENTWVTSAGGPLILIPQSVCHHWGGAPRTYPDDEGDYGRACEVDGYVGLIDVGGVQALVLGDMPARTTFLPQHNVLVREIAGDEDDANLSALVADLLPRVEWESGPTWTINEPVVLFDSVYESTEIATEEHLRIDLQTGEYLIEAGYIDVPSEYLILVRLLRDRLPPSAGRDGQPAASNARGEIQC from the coding sequence ATGAACAGCGAAAACACCTGGGTGACCTCGGCCGGCGGACCTCTGATCCTCATTCCCCAGTCCGTCTGCCACCACTGGGGCGGCGCCCCGCGCACCTATCCCGACGACGAAGGCGACTACGGACGCGCCTGCGAGGTCGACGGCTACGTGGGACTCATCGACGTCGGAGGCGTACAGGCGCTCGTCCTGGGCGACATGCCGGCCCGCACCACGTTCCTTCCCCAGCACAACGTCCTGGTCAGGGAGATCGCCGGCGACGAAGACGATGCGAACCTCTCCGCCCTCGTCGCCGATCTGCTTCCCCGCGTGGAATGGGAATCGGGCCCCACCTGGACCATCAATGAGCCGGTCGTCCTCTTCGACTCCGTCTACGAATCCACCGAGATCGCCACGGAGGAACACCTACGCATCGACCTCCAAACGGGCGAGTACCTGATCGAGGCGGGATACATCGACGTCCCCAGTGAGTACCTCATCCTCGTGCGCCTCCTCCGCGACCGGCTGCCACCCTCAGCCGGTCGAGATGGACAGCCCGCCGCGTCCAACGCTCGGGGAGAGATCCAGTGCTGA
- a CDS encoding SUKH-4 family immunity protein, protein MLTYEDMTAWAGAEHVTRADPADLASWRIPERQKDLLVNIGVPIVDQLIEYVTFQTDPDPALQTASGTVLYQLSRNHHGDLVPGLQWAFGVEPETGKVYYVLPDGEAWFANSSIDLWLQTLHHYGRRVSQSPILNDPDEHEDEGV, encoded by the coding sequence GTGCTGACCTACGAAGACATGACCGCATGGGCCGGAGCCGAGCACGTCACCCGGGCTGACCCTGCCGACCTGGCCAGCTGGCGCATCCCCGAGCGCCAGAAGGACCTGCTCGTGAACATCGGCGTTCCCATCGTCGATCAACTGATTGAGTACGTCACGTTCCAGACGGACCCGGACCCCGCCCTCCAGACCGCATCGGGAACCGTCCTCTATCAGCTCTCCCGGAACCATCACGGCGACCTCGTGCCAGGTCTGCAATGGGCTTTCGGCGTCGAGCCGGAGACCGGAAAGGTCTACTACGTCTTGCCCGACGGGGAAGCCTGGTTCGCCAACTCCTCCATCGACCTCTGGCTACAGACACTGCATCACTACGGCCGACGAGTGAGCCAGTCTCCGATCCTCAACGACCCGGACGAGCACGAGGACGAAGGGGTCTGA
- a CDS encoding N-acetylmuramoyl-L-alanine amidase yields the protein MKFVTRATWGAKPPRHPLVHIDSTKGVTVHYEGVTIPKSLAEPENHTQCDDRVRAIQHDHLTETKEDYSDIAYNAVVCPHGFVFEGRGAHKKTGANGNKELNKARYAVMAMLGDKGLKEPTDAMLEGLRDAIEWLRHDGGAGKDINGHRDGVATDCPGDPLYTWVKNGAPRPGGHGTP from the coding sequence ATGAAGTTCGTTACACGCGCCACGTGGGGGGCGAAGCCGCCGCGTCATCCTCTGGTCCATATCGACAGTACCAAGGGGGTGACGGTGCACTACGAGGGGGTGACCATACCCAAGTCACTGGCGGAACCGGAGAACCACACACAATGCGATGACCGGGTACGCGCCATCCAGCATGACCACCTGACGGAGACCAAGGAGGACTATTCCGACATTGCCTACAACGCCGTTGTCTGTCCGCACGGCTTTGTCTTCGAGGGGCGGGGCGCTCACAAGAAGACCGGCGCCAACGGCAACAAGGAGTTGAACAAGGCGCGCTACGCGGTGATGGCGATGCTCGGGGACAAGGGGCTCAAGGAGCCCACGGACGCCATGCTCGAAGGTCTGCGCGACGCCATCGAATGGCTGCGGCACGACGGCGGTGCCGGGAAGGACATCAACGGCCATCGCGACGGGGTCGCGACCGACTGCCCCGGGGATCCGCTGTACACGTGGGTGAAGAACGGCGCCCCGCGCCCCGGCGGTCACGGCACACCGTGA
- a CDS encoding ISAs1 family transposase — protein MIQVEDRACRRIISDPAVLDQLRENPQVGPEEVPGLVERLAEVPDPRDPRGVRHRLAVVLTLTACAVLAGATSLLAVGEWIADAPGYVLEQVGAVPDPLLPRRVLPAETTVRRLLARIDSDALDRAVGRWLADRRPKKTGLRGLAVDGKSLRGAARANGRKIHLLAALEHATGLVLAQLDVGEKTNEITCFQPLLDTVADLAGVVVTSDDMHTQREHADYLLGRGAHYVVIVKGNQCATRRSDTSPLQAGQTRREVCWVRWLTWSRKVKGTRACQETDDRAQVPGAVRRGTRAVWRKLDCLNPNLQRQQFTATGTAPETGARRDRGRTGSPWSTFAAGAMPSEGIEGDEWGAWAALIVCQRRTWDHRPSTAGGDGVPVVVAGVTPGRGERESRSQGEGAQVVRTPATPGRYAKCRALTQCTDGDEVAKDPLPGRPDVL, from the coding sequence GTGATCCAAGTGGAAGACCGTGCCTGCCGACGCATCATTTCTGATCCCGCTGTCCTTGACCAATTGCGTGAGAATCCGCAGGTCGGACCCGAGGAGGTCCCGGGCCTGGTGGAGCGGCTGGCCGAGGTGCCGGACCCGCGTGACCCACGCGGGGTGCGCCACCGCCTGGCCGTCGTGCTCACTCTCACCGCGTGCGCGGTGCTGGCCGGAGCGACCTCTCTGCTGGCGGTCGGCGAATGGATCGCCGATGCCCCTGGGTATGTGCTGGAACAGGTCGGTGCAGTCCCCGATCCGCTTCTGCCCAGGCGGGTCCTGCCCGCCGAGACCACGGTCCGCCGATTGCTGGCCCGCATTGACAGCGACGCGCTGGACCGGGCCGTCGGACGCTGGCTTGCCGACCGCCGCCCGAAAAAGACCGGGCTGCGCGGACTCGCGGTGGACGGCAAGAGCCTGCGCGGAGCTGCCAGAGCGAACGGCCGCAAGATCCATCTGCTCGCCGCACTGGAGCACGCGACGGGCCTGGTCCTGGCCCAGCTGGACGTCGGCGAGAAGACGAACGAGATCACCTGCTTCCAGCCGCTGCTGGACACCGTCGCCGACCTGGCCGGCGTCGTCGTCACCAGCGACGACATGCACACCCAGCGAGAGCACGCCGACTACCTCCTCGGCCGGGGCGCCCACTACGTCGTGATCGTCAAGGGAAACCAGTGCGCCACGAGGCGCTCTGACACATCCCCGCTGCAGGCGGGACAGACTCGAAGGGAGGTCTGCTGGGTCCGATGGCTTACCTGGAGCCGAAAGGTGAAGGGGACCAGAGCATGCCAGGAAACCGACGACCGGGCCCAGGTGCCTGGGGCGGTGCGCCGGGGGACCCGCGCGGTATGGCGAAAGCTTGACTGCTTGAACCCCAATCTCCAGCGGCAGCAATTTACTGCGACCGGAACGGCACCTGAAACCGGTGCCCGTCGTGACCGGGGACGTACTGGTTCGCCCTGGTCAACCTTCGCGGCGGGAGCGATGCCCAGCGAGGGCATTGAAGGAGATGAATGGGGCGCCTGGGCCGCGCTGATCGTGTGTCAGAGACGAACGTGGGATCACCGTCCCAGTACGGCTGGCGGTGACGGAGTGCCCGTAGTAGTCGCCGGAGTCACGCCCGGCCGAGGAGAGCGGGAAAGCCGCTCGCAGGGCGAAGGGGCACAGGTGGTACGGACACCGGCGACACCGGGGAGGTATGCGAAATGCAGAGCGCTGACACAGTGCACTGACGGTGATGAGGTTGCGAAAGACCCCTTGCCGGGAAGGCCGGATGTCCTCTGA
- a CDS encoding DUF4145 domain-containing protein, producing the protein MTSLTVDPRGLVLPGLCPNCHVHSGFTIRSSGIGTYLWPQVRTEDPSVDHLKHAGRTWLRQLNVSCQHCGKSVVLHQLIRFNEDGETGEVLRVIQVWPERQPRELHASAPNVVRDLFAEGARAEAAEANRAAGAMYRAAVEELCKDLGAEGSNLASKINDLVNRGVTSEIVEDLHEARLLGNWSLHDGLEFSAEEVADVAGLIAEAVHILYVQPQERRAMRDARKARREAFVARNP; encoded by the coding sequence ATGACCAGCCTCACCGTTGACCCGCGCGGCCTCGTCCTGCCGGGCCTGTGCCCGAATTGCCACGTCCACTCCGGCTTCACGATCCGGTCCTCCGGCATTGGTACCTACCTTTGGCCGCAGGTTCGGACCGAGGACCCGTCTGTCGATCACCTCAAACACGCCGGGCGCACTTGGCTGCGGCAGCTCAACGTCAGCTGCCAGCACTGTGGCAAGAGCGTGGTTCTGCACCAGCTGATCCGCTTCAACGAAGATGGGGAGACTGGCGAGGTGCTCCGGGTGATCCAGGTTTGGCCGGAGCGGCAGCCGCGCGAGCTGCACGCCTCTGCCCCGAACGTGGTGCGCGACCTGTTCGCGGAGGGCGCGCGGGCGGAGGCCGCCGAGGCAAACCGGGCGGCGGGGGCGATGTATCGGGCTGCCGTCGAGGAACTCTGCAAGGACCTCGGCGCCGAGGGGAGCAACCTCGCCAGCAAGATTAATGACCTGGTCAACCGGGGCGTCACCAGCGAAATCGTGGAGGACCTCCACGAGGCTCGCCTCCTCGGCAACTGGAGCCTGCACGATGGCCTGGAGTTCTCCGCCGAGGAGGTTGCCGACGTCGCCGGCCTGATCGCCGAGGCCGTCCACATCCTCTATGTGCAGCCGCAGGAGCGACGGGCGATGCGCGACGCCCGCAAGGCGCGGCGCGAGGCCTTCGTTGCTCGGAACCCGTAG
- a CDS encoding DUF4037 domain-containing protein, producing the protein MTTPSFIPGLELSRRFYCEAVRPLLDEAALGVTYSAARLGSGSEVLGFDTARSADHEWGPRLQIFLHSQDLTRHGARITALLSERLPKTFRGYPTHFAPAGEADIRVMRTTDGPVHHRVEVTDPGAWFTAQLGFDPRTDITVADWLATPTQLLAEVTAGAVFHDGLGQLAPVRANLDWYPHDLWLYLLACQWQRISQEEAFVGRCGEVGDELGSAVVAARLVRDLMRLCLLMDRRYPPYSKWLGSAFARTAQAPALTPVLTAALAATDWHTREHHLARAYEAVAVTHNQLGLTDPVDPATRPYHTRPFQVLHAERFTAALRVRITAPDISSLPTIGTVDQFIDSTDVLSHPELTHAATNGLLSP; encoded by the coding sequence ATGACCACGCCGTCCTTCATCCCCGGACTGGAACTCTCCCGCCGCTTCTACTGCGAAGCCGTACGGCCTTTGCTGGACGAGGCCGCCCTGGGGGTTACGTACTCCGCAGCCCGTCTCGGCAGCGGCTCGGAAGTCCTCGGATTCGACACCGCCCGCTCCGCCGACCACGAGTGGGGGCCCCGCCTGCAGATCTTCCTGCACTCGCAGGACCTCACACGCCACGGCGCGAGGATCACGGCACTGCTCTCCGAACGCTTGCCGAAGACCTTCCGCGGCTACCCGACGCACTTCGCCCCCGCTGGCGAAGCAGACATCCGGGTCATGCGGACCACTGACGGACCAGTCCACCACCGGGTCGAAGTCACGGACCCAGGGGCCTGGTTCACCGCGCAACTGGGCTTCGACCCGCGTACCGACATCACCGTGGCGGACTGGCTGGCCACCCCCACTCAGCTCCTCGCCGAGGTCACCGCCGGTGCCGTCTTCCACGACGGACTCGGCCAACTCGCACCGGTCCGCGCCAACCTCGACTGGTACCCCCACGACCTCTGGCTCTACCTGCTCGCCTGCCAGTGGCAACGCATCTCCCAGGAAGAAGCCTTCGTCGGCCGCTGCGGCGAAGTGGGCGACGAACTCGGCTCCGCTGTCGTCGCCGCCCGTCTGGTACGCGATCTGATGCGGCTCTGCCTGCTCATGGACCGCCGCTACCCGCCCTACAGCAAATGGCTTGGCAGCGCCTTCGCCCGCACTGCCCAGGCACCCGCCCTCACCCCGGTCCTCACCGCCGCCCTCGCCGCCACCGACTGGCACACCCGCGAGCACCACCTGGCCCGCGCCTACGAGGCCGTCGCGGTCACACACAACCAGCTCGGCCTCACCGACCCTGTCGATCCCGCCACGCGGCCCTACCACACCAGGCCATTCCAGGTCCTGCACGCCGAACGCTTCACCGCGGCGCTGAGAGTCCGCATCACCGCCCCTGACATCAGCTCCCTGCCGACCATCGGCACCGTCGACCAGTTCATCGATAGCACGGACGTCCTCAGCCATCCGGAACTGACACACGCCGCCACCAACGGTCTGCTCTCCCCTTGA
- a CDS encoding integrase core domain-containing protein has protein sequence MSIGFVIDRRTVSRHLTRLGLGERRFIDPGGENNRKPGKIIARWPGHMVHLDVKKVGRTPDGGGWRIHGRDSDQVKVASRAKSAGAKRGYVYLHFVADGFSRLAYTEPLGDEKGATAAAFLARAKVWFAAHGITHIHRVVTDNGACYRSGDFARIVGQGTRHQRTKPYTPRHNGQVERYQRIMAEEVLYAREFTSEDARSAAIAVWNIHYNYHRPHSAAAGKPPAARLRESVTNVEPSYILGGSRKPGSRALQRDQIGATRWPRSSPAACARP, from the coding sequence GTGAGTATCGGTTTTGTGATCGACCGGCGAACTGTCAGCCGGCACCTGACCCGGCTCGGCCTCGGCGAACGCCGCTTCATCGACCCAGGCGGTGAGAACAACCGGAAGCCGGGGAAGATCATCGCCCGCTGGCCCGGACACATGGTGCACCTGGATGTGAAGAAGGTCGGCCGGACCCCTGATGGCGGCGGGTGGCGGATCCACGGCCGGGACAGCGATCAGGTCAAGGTCGCTAGTCGGGCGAAGTCGGCCGGGGCGAAGCGTGGCTACGTCTACCTGCACTTCGTAGCCGATGGTTTCTCACGGCTCGCCTACACAGAACCGCTGGGCGATGAGAAGGGCGCGACGGCTGCTGCTTTCCTCGCCCGGGCGAAGGTCTGGTTCGCCGCCCACGGCATCACCCACATCCACCGGGTCGTCACCGACAATGGCGCTTGCTACCGCTCCGGCGACTTCGCCCGCATCGTCGGGCAAGGCACCCGGCATCAGAGAACCAAACCATACACACCTCGGCACAACGGGCAGGTGGAGCGCTACCAGCGCATCATGGCCGAGGAAGTCCTCTACGCCCGCGAGTTCACCAGCGAGGACGCCCGGTCAGCCGCGATCGCAGTGTGGAACATCCACTACAACTACCACCGGCCGCATAGTGCTGCCGCCGGAAAGCCGCCAGCAGCACGCCTCCGCGAGAGCGTCACCAACGTCGAGCCCTCATACATCTTAGGGGGTTCGCGAAAGCCTGGATCTCGCGCACTGCAGCGTGATCAAATAGGGGCCACACGCTGGCCTCGGTCCAGTCCCGCAGCCTGTGCCAGGCCGTGA
- a CDS encoding transposase, with the protein MRVRADLVPDDLWDRVAPLLPPVPERRRRTPDTCAFRRAALAGVLYALRTGVTWRDVPRRPRGAPESRPGTGCGTGPRPACGPYLITLQCARSRLSRTP; encoded by the coding sequence GTGCGGGTGCGTGCTGATCTTGTGCCGGACGACTTGTGGGATCGCGTCGCTCCGTTGCTGCCGCCCGTTCCCGAGCGCCGGCGCCGCACCCCGGACACCTGCGCGTTCCGGCGGGCGGCGCTCGCGGGCGTGCTGTACGCGCTGCGGACCGGTGTTACCTGGCGCGACGTGCCGCGGAGACCCAGGGGTGCTCCGGAGTCACGGCCTGGCACAGGCTGCGGGACTGGACCGAGGCCAGCGTGTGGCCCCTATTTGATCACGCTGCAGTGCGCGAGATCCAGGCTTTCGCGAACCCCCTAA